The DNA sequence GATACCAGGGAAGGATCCAAGGCCATGGCGAGAATCCATCGGGCGATCGTCAGCGTATCCGACAAGACCGGCGTGGCGCAGTTCTGCGGCGCGCTCTCCCGGCTCGGCGTCGAGCTGTACGCATCGGGGGGGACGGCGAAGCTGCTGCGGGAGAAGAAGGTCCCGGTGCGCCTCATCGAGGAGTACACCGGGTTTCCCGAGATGCTGGACGGGCGGGTGAAAACCTTGAACCCGAAGATCCACGGCGGGCTTCTCGCCTTGCGCGGGAATCCGGCGCACATGAAGACGATCGGCGAGCACGGGATCGTCCCGTTCGACATGCTGGTCGGGAACCTCTACCCCTTCGAGGCGACGATCGCGCGTCCCGGCTGCACGCGGGAGGAGGCGATCGAGAACATCGACATCGGCGGGCCTTCGATGCTGCGGTCCGCCGCGAAAAACTGCCAGTCGGTCGCGGTGGTGTGCGACCCGGCGGACTATCCCCTGGTCCTCGCGCAGCTGAAGAAGAACGCGGGAAATCTCGACGAGGAAACCATGAAGGAGCTCGGGCGGAAGGCGTTCGCGTTGACCGCCCGGTACGACGCCGCGATCTCGAACTACCTCGGCGCGGGGCAGGGGGGGGAGCCGTTCCCCGTGACCTTCACGGCCCAGTGGCGGAAGAGCCAGGGGCTCCGGTACGGCGAGAACCCGCACCAGGCGGCGGCGTTCTACGCCGACACCGCGCTGCCCGACGAGCCGACGCTGGGAGGCGCGCAGCAGCTGCAGGGGAAGGAGCTCTCCTACAACAACATCGTCGACATCGACGCGGCGCTGCAGCTCGCCCTCGAATTCGCCATCCCCGCCGCGGTCGTCATCAAGCACACGAATCCCTCCGGGGTGGGGGTCTCGAAGCGCCGTCTCCTGGACGCCTTCAAGAAGGCGCGCGAGTGCGACCCCGTCTCCGCCTATGGGGGCGTGATCGGCTTCAATCGGCCGGTGAACTCCGAGACGGCCCGGGAAATCGCCACCACCTTCTTCGAGGCGATCATCGCCCCCTCCTACGACAAGGAGGCGCGGAAGATCCTCTCGGCAAAGAAGAACCTCCGCGTGCTGGCCACGGGCGGCGCGTTCCGGTGGTCGGGCGCCCGGACGTTCGAGATCAAGCGGGTGAGCGGCGGGCTGCTCCTGCAGACGGGCGACCGGCACGTGCTCGACCCGAAGGACCTCAAGGTGGTGACGAAGCGGAAGCCCACCCCGGACGAGCTCGAGGCGATGCTGTTCGCGTGGAAGGTGTGCAAGCACGTAAAATCGAACGCGATCGTCTACGCGATGAAGGACCGCACCGTCGGGGTGGGGGCGGGGCAGATGAGCCGGGTCGACTCGGCGAAGATCGCGGTGATGAAGGCGCAGCACCCGACGAAGGGGACCGTCGTCGCCTCCGACGCTTTCTTCCCGTTCCGGGACGGCCTCGACGTGGCCGCCGAGGCGGGGGCCACGGCGGTGATCCAGCCGGGCGGGTCGGTCCGCGACGCGGAAGCGATCGCCGCGGCGGACGAGCACGGGATGGCGATGGTGTTCACCGGAGTGCGGCACTTCCGGCATTAGACGAGCGAAGCGAAGGAAGGTGAAATGGGTATTTCTGTCCTCATCGTCGGCGGCGGCGGCCGCGAGCACGCCTTGGCCTGGAAGATCGCGAAAAGCCCCCTCGTGTCGAAGATCTACGCCGCGCCCGGCAATCCCGGGGTCGCGCGCCACGCGGAATGCGTCCCCCTCACGGTCGACGACCTCGACGGGCTGCGGAATTTCGCGGTGTCGAAGAAGATCGACCTGACCGTGGTCGGCCCCGAGGCCCCGCTGGCGGCGGGGCTGACCGACCTGCTCACGAAAGAGGGCCTCCTCGTCTGCGGCCCGGACCGCGCGGGAGCGCAGATGGAGGGGTCCAAGGTTTTCATGAAGACCCTCCTCCGGAAGTACGGCATCCCGACGGCCTCCTTCAAGGTGTTCGACGAGTACGACGAGGCGGAGCAGTACCTGCTGACCCACCGGCTGCCGGTGGTCGTCAAGGCGGATGGCCTCGCCGCGGGGAAGGGCGTCGCCGTCGCACAGACGTACGAGGAGGGGATCGCGTTCCTGAAGGACGTGATGGAGCGGCGGCTGTTCGGCGCCGCGGGGGAGCGGGTCGTGATCGAGGAGTGTCTGCCGGGCGAGGAGGCGTCGTACATCGTCTTCACCGATGGGCACAAGTTCGTCCCTCTGCCTTCCTCGCAGGATCACAAGAGGATCGGCGACAACGATGCCGGACCCAACACCGGCGGGATGGGGGCATATTCCCCGGCGCCCGTCGTGACGCCCGAGGTCGAGGCGCGGGTACACCGGGAGATCTTCGAGCCGCTGCTCGCGGGCCTTCGTTCCGAGGGGATCGTCTTCCGCGGCATCCTGTACGCGGGGCTCATGATCGAACGGGGGGTCCCCCGGGTCCTCGAGTTCAACGTCCGCTTCGGCGACCCCGAGGCGCAGCCGCTCTTCCTTCGCCTGAAAAGCGATCTCGTCCCCCTGCTGCTGCAGTGCGCGCGGGGGAAGATCACGGACGCGAAGATGGAGATCGACCCGAGGCCGACGGTCTGCGTCGTGATGTCCTCCGGCGGCTACCCGGGGAAGTACGAGAAGGGGCGCCCCATCGGGGGAATCGAGGAGGCGGAGAAAGAGGATGGCGTGGTGGTGTTCCACGCCGGCACGGCGATGAAGGAGGATCGCCTGGTGAATCACGGGGGGCGCGTTCTCGGCGTCACCGCGATCGGCGACACGCTGAAAGAGGCGATCGCCCGCGCGTACCGCGCCGTGGACAAGATCCACTGGGAAGGCGCCTACTGGCGCACCGACATCGGGCGGAAGGCGCTGGCGAGGGGGAACGGATGATGGCGGGGAAAGTCCTGATCCTGATGGGAAGCGCCTCCGACGCGGAGACGATGCGGGCGGCGGCGGAGGTGTTGTCGGGCTACGGGATCCCGTGCGAGATGACCGTCGCCTCCGCGCATCGCTCGCCGGGCCGGACCCGGTCGCTGGCCCGCAACGCGGAGAAGGAAGGGTTCTCGGTCATCATCGCCGGGGCGGGGGCCGCGGCGCATCTTGCCGGGTCCGTGGCCGCCGAGACGGTTCTCCCGGTGATCGGCGTGCCGCTGGCCGGATCGGTCCTTGGCGGGTTCGACGCCCTGCTCTCGACCGTCCAGATGCCCGCGGGTGTGCCGGTGGCGACCGTGGCCGTGGGAAAAGCGGGGGCGCAGAACGCGGGGCACCTCGCGGCGCAGATCCTTTCCCTTTCGTCTCCGAAGCTTCGCGCGAAGATCCGTGCCGTCCGGAAGGCGATGGCGGGCGCCGTCGAAGAGGCAGCGAAGCGGCTTCCATGATCCGCCCGCCCGAGGGACGCAATCCATGGTCGTCCCTTGCGGACGCAGGGAGGCGGGGCGCTCCTCGAGGGGGACGCCCGGCATGACGCGCCTGATCCTCCTCGACGCCGATCGTGAACCACGCTTCCCCGCGGAGATGATCGCTTCGCTGCGCGCCGGAGGGGCGGTGATCTTTCCCACCGACACCTTGTACGGACTCGGCGTGGATCCGTGCTCGGAAAAGGGGCTCAACCGGTTATTCACCGCCAAGGGGCGGGATCGGGGGAAACCGATCCCGCTGCTCCTGTCGGGGGGGGAACAGGTCGACCGCTGGGCACGGCATGTTCCGCCCGCCGCCGCCCGCCTCATGGGCCGGTTCTGGCCCGGGGCCCTTACGCTGGTGCTTCCCGCGGATCCGGGAGTCCACCCGGTCGTGACCGGCGGGGGAGACACGGTGGGACTGCGCGTCCCCGACCACCCCGTCCCGCGGGCGCTGGCGGCGGGGCTCTCCGGCGCCGTCACCGGCACGTCGGCCAACCGATCCGGGAACCCCGGGGCGTGGGGGTCCGCCGAGGAGATCGTCCGGGAATTCACCGGGGCGGTCGACTGGGTCGTGTGGGGGGGCGAAGCGGCCGGTGACGCGCGCCGGGAAGGCGCCGGGAACTCCCCCGGGTCCACCGTGGTGCGGATGATCGACGACCACCCGGTCCTGTTGCGGGAGGGGGTTCTCCCGTTTCGCGACATCATCGAATTCCTGCAGAGAGGGTGACGCCATGGCCGAAGTGAAACCGTTCCGGGGGATCCGTTACGACGTGAAGCGCGTGGGAGACCTGACCCGCGTGGTGGCGCCGCCGTACGACGTCCTCTCCCCGGAGGAGCAGGATGCCCTCCACCGCCGCCACCCCCGCAACATCGTGTGGATCGATTTCGGGAAGGCGAAGGAGGGGGACCGTCCGGGATCGGACAAGTACACCCGGGCGGCGGACCTGTTCCAGGAATGGCAGGCCGAGGGGACGCTGGTCCGCGACCCGCTTCCGGCCCTCTACTACTATGAACAGGAGTTCACGATCCCCGGAAAGGGGATCTTCGTGCGGAAAGGGTTCCTCGGGGCGCTGAAATTGTCGCCCTTCAGCGAGGGGGTCGTCTTTCCCCACGAGCGGACCCTTGCGAAGCCCAAGGCGGACCGCCTCGCCCTGATGCGGGTGACGGACGCCCACATGAGCCCCATCTTCGGGCTCTACTCCGACCCCGGGGACACGGTCCTGAAAAACCTGCGCGCGGGGATGTCCGCCGCCCCTGACCTGGTCGCGGTCGACGATCTCGGCGTGAAGCATCGCGTCTGGACCGTCACGCAGCCGAAGGCGATCCTCGGCGCCGTCGAAACGATGGCGGACAAGGGAGTGTTCATCGCCGACGGGCATCATCGGTACGAGACCGCCCTCGCCTTTCGTGAAGAGATGCGCGCCAAGCATGGGGTGAACCCGGGCGCGGCGTACGAGCACGTGCTGATGTTCCTGTGCAACATGGACGACGAGGGGATCGTCATCCTCCCCACCCATCGGGGGATCCACTCCTTGCCGGATTTCTCCGCCGCCGGCTTCCTCGCGAAGGTGCGCGCGCACCTGCCGGTCGAAACGCGCGACGGATCGCCCGAGGATGCGATGCGGGCGGTGGAGGCGGCGGGCCGCGACGGGAAGGCGATCGGATGGAGTACCGGCGACAACCGGTTTCATCTCGTCACGTTCCCCGACCTGCGCGCGTTCTGCGACCGGCACCTCTCGGAGTTCCCTCCGCAGTTGCGCACGCTCGACGTCGTCCTTCTCCACGGCTACCTGTTCGAACAGCTGTTGGGGGTCTCTCCCGAGGCCGTGACGGCGGGGCAGTGCGTCAAGTATTACAAGGACCCCTCGAAAGCGACCTCGGACCTCGCCTCCGGGGCGATCCAGGCCGCCTTCTTCCTGAACGCCGTGTCGGTCGCCGAGTTCCGCGACGTTTCCCTCTCCGGGCACGTCCTCCCGCAGAAGTCGACCTTCTTCTACCCGAAGATCGGGACGGGGCTGCTCATCTTCCCCGTGGCGGCGGACGACCGGGTCCCTGGTTAACCGCTCGACACCAGCCACCGATGGATCTTTGCGGCGAAGGGTACGGCGGGAGAAAGTTCCTTTAAGGTGCAGGCGCTTTCAGGGGACATACCTGGTGTAAGCCCGGGATGCAGGGAAGGTGTGTCCCCTGCCCACAACCCACAATGATCCTCCACCAGCCGGAGCGGGGGTACCGCTTCTCGATCGACTCGGTGATTCTCGCGGGGTTCGCCGCAACGCTCTGCCGCGGCGCCGTCCTCGACCTGGGGACGGGTTGCGGGGTCGTGCTGCTGCTCCTGTCCCGCCTTGCCCCCGGGATGCTTGCCGGCACCGGCGTCGATCTCCAGGAAGAGTTGCTCGATTTCGCGCGCCGGAATTTCCGCGACAATTGCCCGGACGGGCGGCTGGTCGCCGTGCCTGGAGATGTTCGGGGGGACATCCCCGGGGTCGAGCCCGGTTCGTTCGACCTGGTGGTGTCGAACCCGCCGTACGGCCGGGCGGGACACGGGCGTCGAAACCCGGATCCGGGGAAGGAGACGGCGCGGCACGAGGTGACCTGCGCGCTTCCGGAGCTCTTCGCGGCGGCGTCCCGGTTCCTTTCCGCGGACGGCCGGTTCGCTTTCATCCTTCCGTATCCGCGCATCGAAGAGATCGAACCGTGCGCCGCGAAGGAGGGGTTGCGTGTGGAGCTCCTGCGGGTCGTGCATCCCCGCGAAGGATCATCGCCCTCCCGCATTCTTTGTTGCGCTGTCCGTGGCGAAGCCGGGACCCCCCGCGTCCTTCCGCCGTTGTTCCTTCATGGGGATCGGGAAAAGTATTGCGGGGAGGTAGAGCGAATCTGCCGCCTCTTCCGAAGGGGGTAGTGCTTTAGTTCATAAATACGGAGCTGCGCCCTACGGGCTGCATTTTCAGGGTCTGGAACGGCGGGCGATGGCGCGGAGGCTTTCGCGCGTCTCCGGGTCGGCCACGGCGGACAGTCCTTCCGGATCGGGACCGGCGGGGGACGGGGGCTCCTCGCGCGGCGGGGCCTCCGCCTCCTCGACCGAAGCGAGGGAGCCCACGGTGAACCGGATGTCGCTCACCGGGATCCTTTCTCCCACCGTCTCCCGGATCCTCCCGATCATCGTGGTCTTGCTCATCCGGAGTTCCTGCGCCCACGCATGATTCCGCACGAGGACCGTGAGGACGCCGTTCCGAATCGACAGGGGGATCGCGTTCCGCGAGACGAGCGGGCCGGCGATCTCGGACCACCGTTTCCGCAGCGATACGAGAAAGGCGACATGCGGGATCCGCAGCGACTCGAGGAATGCGTCGAGGATCGACGACAGGGGCGCCGCGTCTTTCCGTCTCACGGCCGCCCCCGATGAATCCGGCGGACCTTCCCTCCCGCGATCTGCCCCAGCACGGCGCACGCGACGAAGGCGGGGATCCCCCACGCGCTCACGTGGTTTACGAGCCGCAGCCAGGCGATGAGAGGGACGGAGAGGTGGACGCAGACGAACCACCCGATCGAGAATCTCCGGAACCCCTCCCGGGCGTACCCCAAGGGGATGTTCACGGTCAGCGCGGCGCCTCCGATGAGGGCCATCAGGGCCCAGGGGACCTGATGTGCGAAGGTGGTTACGGAACCTGTCATCCGGGCATTATAATCGGAACGGATGGACGGAAACAGGAAGGAGTGGAATTGCCCCGCGCGATGGATCCGGTCCTGATCCTCATCTTCCGAGGCACCCACCAGGTCCTGTCGGCCGAGAAGCGGCTGAAGGGGGGTGGCGTGCCGTTGCGCCTGATCCCGGTCCCCCGACGCCTGACTTCCGATTGCGGGCTCGCGATCCGGATCCCCCTCGATCAGCGCGACCGTGCCCGGGAGATCCTTTCGCGAGCGCGGTTGCTCCCCGTGTCCGCCCACCTCCCCCGGGAGGGCGGGGAGTACGACCCGGTGTCCCTCTGAGGATCGCCGGCAGGGGTGAATTTTTCTCCTCGTTCGACCGATACGATGGAACAGAGTCAACGGGATCGCCACGACCCACGGGTCAACGGCAGGTCCCTTCGGAGGTGGCCTCGGAGGCAGACCCTTGACAATATGAAATTCATCAAATAAAATAATGGTTTATATTGTTTTCAGGGAGGTTTCTTTGAGGGGTGGGTCGTGAGGAACGCCTTCGCGGTGGCGGGTTGCCTTCTGCTGTTCGCGTCGATCCCGTCTTTTGGGGGGACCGCGGACACTCTTTCGCCGGCGGCGGCAGGGGGAGCGGCGGTCCTTCCCGATGCCTCGAAGGCCGGGAAATCGCCGGGCACCGCGCCTGCCTCCATGGCCGTTCCTCCGGCGACGGTCGCGCCGGCGGCGGTTCCCGCCGCTCCCGCTCCCGGGGTTCCACCGGGCCCAGCCCCGTCCGTTCCCGCGCAGAATCTTCCCTCCCCGCCCTCCCCGGCCGCCGTGCCGTCCCGGCTCCCCGCCGCCCCCACGTCCTCTTTCGTCGCGCCTCCTTCGGAAAAGGCCCCCGACCGGGTCCTCTCCCCCGGCGAGGTCGACCTTCAGGTGACGAAAAACATCGAAAACGTTCCGGAAGAGGGAGAGGGGATGGGGGAAGATTTCTTCGCCACCGCCTCGAAGGAGGTGGCGAAAGGGAAGGGGGGTGTCTTCTCCGGAATCACCAGCCCGATCGAGAAGTTCCTCCACTACTTCCAGACCGGGGGACGGAAGCGGTTCGAAGTGTACCTGTCCCGCTCGGGGAAGTATGTCGGGATGATGCAGAAGATCCTCGTCCGGTACGGCCTCCCCGAGGACCTCGTCTACGTCGCTCTGATCGAAAGCGGGTTCTCTCCCAAGGCGTACTCCGTGGCGAAGGCGGCCGGGCCCTGGCAGTTCATCTCGGCAACCGGTCGCCGGTACGGCCTCCGCATCGACTGGTGGGCCGACGAGCGGCGGGACGCCGAGAAGTCGACGCACGCCGCCGCTTCCTACCTTCGCGATCTCTACGGGATGTTCGAGTCGTGGCCGCTCGCCACCGCCGCGTACAACGCCGGCGAGGGGAAGATCCAGAGGGCGGTCACCCGGTACAAGTCCGAAGATTTCTCCGAGCTCATCCGTCACGGCTACCTGAAGCAGGAGACGAAGGATTACGTCCCCAAGATGCTGGCCGCGCTGACCATCGCCAAGGATCCCGATAAATACGGGTTCGGCGATGTCGCCTACGAGACGCCGATGGACCTGCGCACCGTGTCGGTACCGGGAGGGACCGACCTGGCGGCGGTCGCCCGTCTTCTCGAGGTCCCGGTGGAGGCGATCCGCGACTGGAACCCGGAGCTTCGGCGGTTCTGCACCCCGCCGAACCGGGAGCGGTACGACCTTCGGCTCTCCGTCGACGCGGCCCGGCTCGCCGAGGAGCGCATGGAGGAGATCCGCATCCAGGCGAAGATCACCTTCCTCCAGCACAACGTCCGCAGGGGGGAAACGCTGCAGGCGCTTGCCGACCGGTACAAGACCACGGTCCCGGTCCTCAAGGAGTTGAACGGGTTGAAGCGGGACTCCCTCGGGCGCACCTCGCGCCTCGTGATCCCCGTGACCGGGTTGATGGAGACGGAGGCGGTTCCAGGGACCGAGGTTTCACCGGGCCAGCTCACGATGGCGCACATGCGGGTGGAGGAGGGGAGCCGCAAGGCGCGGATCCGGGGAGGGCAGCGTCCTGAAGCGGGGGACGCCGTTACCGTGCGGAAGGGAGACACGCTGGCGCGCCTCGCGAAGAGGCACGGGGTCCGGGTGAAGGAACTCGCGAGCGCGAACGGACTGAAGCCGACGTCGAAACTGAAGGTGGGTGCGCACCTCGTCCTGCCGGAATCCGCCGGCGCCGTGGAATCGCGCACGGCGCGAGCGGCGGGCCCGAAGGCGTCGGGGAGAACGAAATCCTCCGCCTCCGCCGGCGCGGCGCGGGACGTCCGGAAGCGGGCCACGCGCTACAAGGTGCACAAGGGGGACACCCTCGACCAGATCGCGCGTGTCTACGGCGTCACGGTCGACCGTCTCGCGGATCGGAACCGGCTGAAAAAAAGTCAACTCCTCCGCCAGGGACTCGTTCTCGTCATCCCGCTGGAGTCCTGATCTGTCCCGGTCCGTCCCGTACATATACCTCGACAACGCGGCGACCTCCCTGCCGAAGCCGCCCGGTGTGGCGAAGGCCGTGGGGGAAGCCATCCTGCGAGCCGGGAACCCCGGTCGCTCCGGGCACACCCTCTCCATCCGCTCCGCCCGCGACCTGTTCGCCGCCAGGGAGCGCCTCGCGGAACTGTTCGGGTGCGCCGACAGCTCCCGCTTCGTTTTTTCGGAAAACGCAACCGTGGCCCTGAACCAGGCGATCAAGGGGGTGCTCCGGCCGGGCGACCACGTGGTGACCACCTCGGTGGAGCACAACTCGGTGATGCGCCCCCTGCGCCGGATGGAGGCAGCGGGCGTTCGCGTCACGGTCGTCCCCGCGGGGGAAGACGGGGTGACGGAGGCGCGGGACGTGATCGCCGCGTTCCGGAAGGCGACGCGCCTGGTCGTGATCGTGCATGCCTCGAACGTCTCGGGGGCGCTGCAGCCGGTGGACGCCGTCGTCGCGGCGGCGCGCCGCCGCGGGATCCTGACGCTGATCGACGCCGCCCAGACGGCGGGGTCCGTGCCGATCGACCTTTCCTCCCTGCCGGTGGACCTGTTGGCCGCCTCCGGTCACAAGGGGCTTCTCGGGCCGCAGGGGACCGGGTTTCTCTTCGTCCGGGAGGGGGTGCCGATCGTCCCGCTGATCGAGGGGGGGACGGGGAGCCGCTCCGAGTCCGACCGCCAACCGGAATTCTTCCCTGACGCCCTCGAGTCCGGGACACAGAACAGCGTGGGGGCGGCGGGGCTCGCCGTCTCCCTTGCGTGGATCCTGCGAAAGGGGGTCGGGACGATCCGCCGCAGGGAGGTCGCCCTCGTCGAGCTGCTGCTCCACGGACTGTCGAGGATCCAGGGGGTGACGGTCTACGGGCCGTCGGATCCGGCGCACCGGGGGGCGGTGGTGTCGTTCCGGGTGGAGGGGATGGACCCGGCGGAAGTGGGGACGCGGCTGGAGAAGCGGAGCGGCGTGCTGGTGCGGGCGGGGCTGCACTGCTCCCCGAACGGTCACCGCGCCCTCGGAACCTTCCCCGCCGGGACCGTGCGCGTGAGTCCGGGCCCCTTCACGACGCGCGCGGAGATCACGACGTTCCTGTCCGCCCTCCGGAAGATCCGGGACCCTTCCGCCTGATCTCCGTGGCCCGCGCGAGGATCGAGGTCGTCGAGCGGCCGGGGAGGAACCGGATCGTCTTCACGACGCCGCCGTGCGCGCGGACCACGTCCGCCCCCACGATCGTCTTTCCCTTCCAGTCGCCCCCCTTGACAAGGACGTGCGGGATCACCTCTCCGATCAATCGCGCCGGGGTGTCCTCGGGGAAAATCGTCACGTAGGAAACGCAGGAAAGCGAGGCGAGAAGATACGCCCGGTCCGCGGCCCTCTGCACCGGTCGCCCCTCCCCCTTCAGGCGGCGGACGGAGGCGTCGCTGTTCAATCCCACGAAAAGGACGTCGCCCAGCGCCGCCGCGCGCCGAAGATATTGCGCGTGCCCGGCGTGCAGGAGATCGAAGCAGCCGTTGGTGAAGACGATCCGCTTCCCCTCGCTCCGGAGGCGGGCGCAGAGGGCCCGCACGCTCCGACGGGGGGTCACGCGGGCCGACGGGTCTTCCGGTATGCCCGGGTGTTCCGGTCCGCGAGGCATGGGATCCTCCTTCGGGTTTCCAGGACGACGGCCGGGTCGATCGTCGCCAGGGCCATTCCTTCCTCCTCCCCGACCGATGCGAGGCGTTCGCCGTCGGGGGAGACGATCACCGAGTCGCCCGCGTAGCGGAACGGGCCCGACGGTCCGACGGCGTTTGCCGCGACGACGTACGCCTGGCTTTCGACCGCCCGGGCGACCGTGAGGATCCGCCAATGGGCGCGCCGGGCCGAAGGCCACTGGGACGACACGCACAGAACTCCCGCCCCGTCGAGGAAATATTTCCGGGAAAGTTCCGGAAACCGGAGGTCGTAGCAGATGAGGGGGCCCACGGTCCCCGCGTCCGTGGGGATGACGCCCGCGGAGACACCCCTCCGGAACCAGCGGTCCTCCCCCGAGGGGGAGAACAGGTGCGCCTTCCGGTACTCGCCGGTGACGACGCCCGTGGCGTTGACGACGTAGAGGGTGTTGTACACTCCGCGCCCGACCCGTTCCGGAAGGGATCCCGCGACGACCACCTTGAGTCGCGCGGCAAGCGATCGAAGTTCGTGGAGGACCTCCGGGGTCGTCCGGGAGAGCGGGAGAAGGCGTTCCTCCGCGAACCCCGTGCTCCACATTTCCGGCAGCACGCAAAGGTGTGCGCCCCGCCCCGCGGCCTCCTCGATGAGGCGAACCGCACGCTCCCGGTTCGAGGGAACGTCGGCTACGTCGACTCGGAACTGCAGCGCGGCGGCGAGGAACGGCGAGACGGGCATCGGGACTCCGTGCGGCGCATCGGGATCAGGGGACGGCGCGCGCGACCGTCACGACCACTATAGAGGCCGCGCCGGCGCTTTTCAAGGCGCGGGCGCACGCTTCCGCCGTGGCGCCGGATGTGTACACGTCGTCGAGCAGAAGGATCGCCGGCGGAACGATGCGGCCTCGCGGCACGCGGAACGCCCCCTCGACGTTTTCGTGCCGCAGGTTTCCGGGAAGGCGCGCCTGGGGAACCCGCTCCCGGGTCCTCGAAAGCGCCAGCGGATCGAACGGGAGACCGATGTGTCGCGAAAGACGGGAAGCGATCAGCGCGGGGAGGTTGAACCCCCGCCG is a window from the Deltaproteobacteria bacterium genome containing:
- the purH gene encoding bifunctional phosphoribosylaminoimidazolecarboxamide formyltransferase/IMP cyclohydrolase; protein product: MARIHRAIVSVSDKTGVAQFCGALSRLGVELYASGGTAKLLREKKVPVRLIEEYTGFPEMLDGRVKTLNPKIHGGLLALRGNPAHMKTIGEHGIVPFDMLVGNLYPFEATIARPGCTREEAIENIDIGGPSMLRSAAKNCQSVAVVCDPADYPLVLAQLKKNAGNLDEETMKELGRKAFALTARYDAAISNYLGAGQGGEPFPVTFTAQWRKSQGLRYGENPHQAAAFYADTALPDEPTLGGAQQLQGKELSYNNIVDIDAALQLALEFAIPAAVVIKHTNPSGVGVSKRRLLDAFKKARECDPVSAYGGVIGFNRPVNSETAREIATTFFEAIIAPSYDKEARKILSAKKNLRVLATGGAFRWSGARTFEIKRVSGGLLLQTGDRHVLDPKDLKVVTKRKPTPDELEAMLFAWKVCKHVKSNAIVYAMKDRTVGVGAGQMSRVDSAKIAVMKAQHPTKGTVVASDAFFPFRDGLDVAAEAGATAVIQPGGSVRDAEAIAAADEHGMAMVFTGVRHFRH
- the purD gene encoding phosphoribosylamine--glycine ligase, whose translation is MSVLIVGGGGREHALAWKIAKSPLVSKIYAAPGNPGVARHAECVPLTVDDLDGLRNFAVSKKIDLTVVGPEAPLAAGLTDLLTKEGLLVCGPDRAGAQMEGSKVFMKTLLRKYGIPTASFKVFDEYDEAEQYLLTHRLPVVVKADGLAAGKGVAVAQTYEEGIAFLKDVMERRLFGAAGERVVIEECLPGEEASYIVFTDGHKFVPLPSSQDHKRIGDNDAGPNTGGMGAYSPAPVVTPEVEARVHREIFEPLLAGLRSEGIVFRGILYAGLMIERGVPRVLEFNVRFGDPEAQPLFLRLKSDLVPLLLQCARGKITDAKMEIDPRPTVCVVMSSGGYPGKYEKGRPIGGIEEAEKEDGVVVFHAGTAMKEDRLVNHGGRVLGVTAIGDTLKEAIARAYRAVDKIHWEGAYWRTDIGRKALARGNG
- the purE gene encoding 5-(carboxyamino)imidazole ribonucleotide mutase, whose translation is MMAGKVLILMGSASDAETMRAAAEVLSGYGIPCEMTVASAHRSPGRTRSLARNAEKEGFSVIIAGAGAAAHLAGSVAAETVLPVIGVPLAGSVLGGFDALLSTVQMPAGVPVATVAVGKAGAQNAGHLAAQILSLSSPKLRAKIRAVRKAMAGAVEEAAKRLP
- a CDS encoding L-threonylcarbamoyladenylate synthase, which produces MTRLILLDADREPRFPAEMIASLRAGGAVIFPTDTLYGLGVDPCSEKGLNRLFTAKGRDRGKPIPLLLSGGEQVDRWARHVPPAAARLMGRFWPGALTLVLPADPGVHPVVTGGGDTVGLRVPDHPVPRALAAGLSGAVTGTSANRSGNPGAWGSAEEIVREFTGAVDWVVWGGEAAGDARREGAGNSPGSTVVRMIDDHPVLLREGVLPFRDIIEFLQRG
- a CDS encoding DUF1015 domain-containing protein: MAEVKPFRGIRYDVKRVGDLTRVVAPPYDVLSPEEQDALHRRHPRNIVWIDFGKAKEGDRPGSDKYTRAADLFQEWQAEGTLVRDPLPALYYYEQEFTIPGKGIFVRKGFLGALKLSPFSEGVVFPHERTLAKPKADRLALMRVTDAHMSPIFGLYSDPGDTVLKNLRAGMSAAPDLVAVDDLGVKHRVWTVTQPKAILGAVETMADKGVFIADGHHRYETALAFREEMRAKHGVNPGAAYEHVLMFLCNMDDEGIVILPTHRGIHSLPDFSAAGFLAKVRAHLPVETRDGSPEDAMRAVEAAGRDGKAIGWSTGDNRFHLVTFPDLRAFCDRHLSEFPPQLRTLDVVLLHGYLFEQLLGVSPEAVTAGQCVKYYKDPSKATSDLASGAIQAAFFLNAVSVAEFRDVSLSGHVLPQKSTFFYPKIGTGLLIFPVAADDRVPG
- a CDS encoding methyltransferase, which encodes MILHQPERGYRFSIDSVILAGFAATLCRGAVLDLGTGCGVVLLLLSRLAPGMLAGTGVDLQEELLDFARRNFRDNCPDGRLVAVPGDVRGDIPGVEPGSFDLVVSNPPYGRAGHGRRNPDPGKETARHEVTCALPELFAAASRFLSADGRFAFILPYPRIEEIEPCAAKEGLRVELLRVVHPREGSSPSRILCCAVRGEAGTPRVLPPLFLHGDREKYCGEVERICRLFRRG
- a CDS encoding DUF721 domain-containing protein translates to MRRKDAAPLSSILDAFLESLRIPHVAFLVSLRKRWSEIAGPLVSRNAIPLSIRNGVLTVLVRNHAWAQELRMSKTTMIGRIRETVGERIPVSDIRFTVGSLASVEEAEAPPREEPPSPAGPDPEGLSAVADPETRESLRAIARRSRP
- a CDS encoding DUF3343 domain-containing protein, whose translation is MPRAMDPVLILIFRGTHQVLSAEKRLKGGGVPLRLIPVPRRLTSDCGLAIRIPLDQRDRAREILSRARLLPVSAHLPREGGEYDPVSL
- a CDS encoding LysM peptidoglycan-binding domain-containing protein, whose amino-acid sequence is MRNAFAVAGCLLLFASIPSFGGTADTLSPAAAGGAAVLPDASKAGKSPGTAPASMAVPPATVAPAAVPAAPAPGVPPGPAPSVPAQNLPSPPSPAAVPSRLPAAPTSSFVAPPSEKAPDRVLSPGEVDLQVTKNIENVPEEGEGMGEDFFATASKEVAKGKGGVFSGITSPIEKFLHYFQTGGRKRFEVYLSRSGKYVGMMQKILVRYGLPEDLVYVALIESGFSPKAYSVAKAAGPWQFISATGRRYGLRIDWWADERRDAEKSTHAAASYLRDLYGMFESWPLATAAYNAGEGKIQRAVTRYKSEDFSELIRHGYLKQETKDYVPKMLAALTIAKDPDKYGFGDVAYETPMDLRTVSVPGGTDLAAVARLLEVPVEAIRDWNPELRRFCTPPNRERYDLRLSVDAARLAEERMEEIRIQAKITFLQHNVRRGETLQALADRYKTTVPVLKELNGLKRDSLGRTSRLVIPVTGLMETEAVPGTEVSPGQLTMAHMRVEEGSRKARIRGGQRPEAGDAVTVRKGDTLARLAKRHGVRVKELASANGLKPTSKLKVGAHLVLPESAGAVESRTARAAGPKASGRTKSSASAGAARDVRKRATRYKVHKGDTLDQIARVYGVTVDRLADRNRLKKSQLLRQGLVLVIPLES